One Chlamydia sp. DNA window includes the following coding sequences:
- a CDS encoding MarC family protein produces the protein MDWPFFLLSQSCILFLAADSTTNIEVLNRVLDNLSKRNKALLLIRESFFALIGSLILYPALSKLLYSLQTPACATTVVGGCGVMLVGMRAILRNTQVASWTKLPSFSRSPKIFPIALPLMIGPSWLCACAPLTTQNLPFSIVGALLFFSWLMMATTTLVLQVTNKEGSQAIIAIQTILGLAVVIVGAQLLVSGLQQTFL, from the coding sequence ATGGATTGGCCATTTTTTTTGCTGTCTCAAAGTTGCATCTTGTTTTTAGCAGCAGATTCTACAACGAATATTGAAGTCCTTAATAGAGTCTTGGACAATTTATCTAAAAGAAACAAAGCTTTGCTATTGATCCGAGAAAGTTTTTTTGCTCTTATCGGCTCATTGATTCTGTATCCTGCCCTATCGAAACTTCTCTACTCCCTACAAACTCCAGCTTGTGCAACTACTGTTGTTGGAGGATGTGGAGTTATGCTAGTGGGAATGCGAGCCATTCTTCGAAATACTCAAGTAGCTTCCTGGACTAAGCTCCCTTCCTTTTCCCGCTCTCCTAAAATATTCCCTATTGCTCTTCCTTTAATGATCGGGCCTTCTTGGCTATGTGCTTGTGCCCCCCTAACTACACAGAATCTCCCATTTTCTATTGTTGGTGCTCTTCTATTTTTCTCTTGGCTAATGATGGCAACCACCACTCTTGTTCTCCAAGTAACTAACAAAGAAGGCTCCCAAGCAATAATCGCGATACAGACAATTTTAGGACTTGCAGTCGTGATCGTAGGCGCACAACTCCTGGTATCAGGCTTACAGCAAACTTTCCTATAA
- a CDS encoding MarC family protein, with protein MLHSLFRLTLLFYALFNSLGSLPVFVALLKKFSFRKQQRIILRESIYALLLLFLFITFGRSFFRLLGITLPAFQLTGGLLLGAIAIDMMKALPPHTEALKQNKEEPVFFPLAFPIITGPAMITSTLGHMEEGIFSKEVVLGAILLAWLFSLITLLLSSPINRLFGQMGLLALERLFSISLALMSVNLILKAFSTAFNIGYYVMP; from the coding sequence ATGCTACATTCCTTATTTCGCCTTACTCTACTTTTTTATGCCCTTTTCAATTCTTTAGGTTCTTTGCCTGTTTTTGTTGCCTTATTGAAAAAATTTTCTTTCCGAAAACAACAACGTATCATCTTAAGGGAGTCCATCTACGCTTTGCTCCTGCTGTTTTTATTCATAACTTTTGGACGAAGTTTCTTCCGTTTACTAGGTATCACTCTACCAGCGTTCCAATTGACAGGAGGGCTGCTTCTCGGAGCTATTGCTATTGACATGATGAAAGCTCTCCCTCCTCATACGGAGGCCTTAAAACAAAACAAAGAAGAACCTGTTTTCTTTCCTTTGGCCTTTCCTATTATTACAGGGCCCGCAATGATCACCTCCACTCTAGGGCATATGGAAGAGGGTATTTTCTCTAAAGAGGTTGTTTTGGGAGCTATTCTGCTCGCTTGGCTTTTTTCTCTAATTACGCTACTCCTCTCTAGCCCCATTAATCGCCTATTTGGCCAAATGGGATTGTTAGCATTAGAGCGTTTATTTAGTATTAGTTTAGCTTTGATGTCTGTCAACCTTATACTGAAAGCTTTCTCCACAGCTTTTAATATAGGGTATTATGTGATGCCATAA
- a CDS encoding methionyl aminopeptidase, producing MKRNDPCWCGSQKKWKHCHSPAKPERPDDNLRQFYASRYGIIIKTPEQIKKIRHACQVTAQILNALCEAAKEGVTTNELDRLSQELHKDYKAIPAPLNYGQPPFPKTICTSLNEVICHGIPNDIPLQNGDIMNIDVSCIVDGFYGDCSRMVMIGEVSEIKRRVCEASLKALNEAIAILEPNLPLYEIGEVIENCAARYGFSVVDQFVGHGVGVKFHENPYVAHHRNSCKIPLAPGMIFTIEPMINVGKKEGCIDPINHWEARTCDHQPSAQWEHTVLITDSGYEVLTLLNK from the coding sequence ATGAAAAGAAATGATCCTTGTTGGTGTGGTAGCCAGAAAAAATGGAAACATTGCCACTCCCCGGCTAAACCAGAACGTCCTGACGATAATTTAAGACAATTTTATGCTTCTCGCTATGGTATTATCATCAAAACACCCGAGCAAATAAAGAAAATTCGTCATGCCTGTCAAGTAACTGCTCAAATTCTTAACGCTTTATGCGAAGCTGCAAAAGAAGGCGTAACTACAAACGAGCTCGATCGTTTATCCCAAGAACTCCACAAAGACTACAAGGCCATTCCAGCTCCGCTTAATTATGGACAACCGCCTTTCCCAAAAACTATCTGCACTTCACTCAATGAAGTCATTTGCCACGGCATCCCCAATGACATTCCTTTACAAAATGGGGATATTATGAATATTGACGTCTCTTGCATTGTAGATGGATTCTATGGAGACTGTAGCAGAATGGTGATGATAGGGGAAGTTTCTGAGATAAAAAGAAGAGTCTGTGAAGCCTCTCTGAAAGCTCTTAACGAAGCAATAGCGATTTTAGAGCCTAATCTTCCTCTGTACGAAATTGGAGAAGTAATTGAAAATTGCGCAGCACGGTATGGATTCTCTGTTGTTGATCAATTTGTAGGCCACGGAGTAGGAGTAAAATTCCACGAAAATCCCTACGTAGCGCATCACAGAAACTCTTGTAAGATCCCCCTAGCCCCAGGTATGATTTTCACCATCGAACCTATGATCAATGTAGGGAAAAAAGAAGGATGCATCGATCCAATAAATCACTGGGAAGCACGAACCTGCGATCATCAGCCTAGTGCACAGTGGGAGCACACCGTACTTATTACGGATTCTGGTTATGAAGTACTAACCCTTCTAAACAAATAA
- a CDS encoding DUF720 domain-containing protein, producing the protein MSVPIQQTGDTKYVSSLPPLEPLRTPPMAELLFSIYSLLLGAVEIRQQTILTQSQQLNDNTNIQQQLNQETNRIKYAVVNAGAKEDEITRVQNQNQNYSAQRSNIQDQLVTARQNGQIILSHASTNINIMQQIAQQNSSFIKTLNSVGSTVNQLNKPLS; encoded by the coding sequence ATGTCAGTACCTATCCAGCAAACAGGAGACACTAAATATGTCTCTTCACTACCTCCTTTAGAACCTCTAAGAACGCCTCCAATGGCAGAACTTTTGTTCAGTATTTACTCACTTCTTTTGGGAGCTGTAGAAATACGCCAACAAACGATTCTCACACAATCTCAACAACTCAACGACAATACTAATATCCAGCAACAATTAAACCAAGAAACTAATCGCATTAAATACGCTGTCGTTAATGCCGGAGCGAAAGAGGATGAGATTACACGAGTACAGAACCAGAACCAAAACTACTCCGCGCAACGTTCTAACATTCAAGATCAATTAGTAACTGCTCGACAAAACGGACAAATTATCCTTTCCCATGCATCCACAAACATCAACATCATGCAGCAGATCGCCCAGCAAAACTCCTCCTTCATTAAGACACTGAACTCTGTGGGAAGTACTGTTAATCAATTGAATAAACCCCTGTCTTAA
- a CDS encoding DUF720 domain-containing protein, with amino-acid sequence MWHLPLEPVKAAVELPETPPVTGTANSATADEIIARFAKDSNPLIVTVYYIYQSVLVAQNNLSLVAEQLQANAAAQTFLNNQEALYQYTTIPKNQVNSQNSSYLQNVQSVNQAVGASRQAIQNQISGLGNASQVISSNLNTNNNIIQQSLQVGQALIQTFSQIVSLIANI; translated from the coding sequence ATGTGGCATCTTCCTTTAGAACCAGTGAAAGCCGCTGTAGAGCTACCTGAAACACCCCCAGTTACAGGCACAGCGAACTCTGCAACAGCGGATGAGATCATAGCTCGTTTTGCTAAAGACTCAAATCCACTTATTGTTACAGTTTACTACATTTATCAATCTGTTCTTGTAGCCCAAAACAATCTCTCTTTAGTTGCAGAACAGTTACAAGCTAATGCTGCAGCACAAACATTCTTAAATAACCAAGAAGCTTTGTACCAATACACAACAATTCCAAAAAACCAGGTCAATTCGCAAAACTCCTCCTATTTACAAAACGTACAATCCGTTAACCAGGCAGTGGGAGCATCCAGACAGGCTATCCAAAACCAAATATCCGGACTAGGAAATGCTTCTCAAGTTATTTCTAGTAACCTGAACACAAATAACAACATTATCCAACAATCCTTGCAAGTTGGTCAGGCGCTCATCCAAACGTTCTCACAAATCGTTAGCTTGATCGCAAACATATAA
- a CDS encoding CT847 family type III secretion system effector gives MSSAVIPILPEKTVVIPDSTLMNPISIEINKQSAMYFCIAVMLQLSVSTTEYSHAIMSVLQENTLEQQRKTKELINIPLLYVPSLTPKPNSTDEYTNNTTIQAFQTSNQQISANRELIQQELSAAQQRAQANQKTVNATSSESMQILQAVSALLSSLVDLTIKANLTTSPSD, from the coding sequence ATGAGTAGTGCAGTCATCCCTATTCTTCCTGAAAAAACTGTGGTCATACCAGACTCTACACTGATGAATCCAATATCCATCGAGATCAATAAGCAGTCTGCTATGTACTTTTGTATCGCAGTCATGTTGCAACTTTCCGTATCAACTACAGAATACAGCCACGCTATCATGTCTGTTCTGCAAGAAAATACTCTTGAGCAGCAACGTAAAACAAAAGAATTAATTAACATTCCTTTGCTATACGTCCCATCATTGACACCAAAACCAAATTCTACAGACGAATATACCAATAACACCACAATTCAAGCTTTCCAAACGTCCAACCAACAAATCTCAGCAAACAGAGAGCTTATCCAGCAAGAGTTGTCCGCCGCTCAACAACGAGCTCAAGCAAACCAAAAAACAGTTAATGCTACATCCTCCGAATCGATGCAAATCCTTCAAGCTGTCTCCGCTCTACTCTCTTCTCTTGTAGATCTAACTATTAAAGCAAATCTCACAACTTCCCCTTCAGACTAA
- the tadA gene encoding tRNA adenosine(34) deaminase TadA, with amino-acid sequence MCIKKDLFFMKKALDEARKAYERDEVPVGCIIVHKDRIIARGHNSVEQLKDPTAHAEMICIGAAAEHLENWRLIDTVLYCTLEPCLMCAGAIQLARIPRIVWGAPDLRLGAGGSWLNVFLEKHPFHQVECCAGICHEESELLMKKFFLEKRKTKDEKRNFRTT; translated from the coding sequence ATGTGCATAAAAAAAGATTTATTTTTCATGAAGAAGGCTTTAGATGAGGCCAGGAAGGCATATGAACGAGATGAGGTTCCTGTTGGTTGCATCATTGTTCATAAAGATAGAATTATTGCCAGAGGACACAATAGTGTGGAGCAGTTGAAAGATCCAACGGCACATGCTGAAATGATTTGTATTGGTGCTGCGGCAGAGCATTTGGAGAACTGGAGATTGATAGACACAGTTCTTTATTGCACTTTAGAACCATGCTTGATGTGCGCGGGGGCAATTCAACTAGCGCGTATTCCTAGAATTGTTTGGGGGGCTCCGGACTTGCGTTTAGGTGCTGGTGGAAGTTGGTTAAATGTTTTTTTAGAAAAACATCCCTTTCATCAAGTAGAATGTTGTGCAGGGATTTGTCATGAAGAATCCGAATTGTTAATGAAAAAATTTTTTTTAGAAAAAAGAAAGACAAAGGATGAAAAACGAAATTTTCGCACTACTTAA
- the rpsO gene encoding 30S ribosomal protein S15 has product MSLDKGTKEEITKKFQLHEKDTGSADVQIAILTEHITELKEHLKRSPKDQNSRLALLKLVGQRRKLLEYLNSTDTERYKNLIARLNLRK; this is encoded by the coding sequence ATGTCTTTGGACAAGGGCACTAAAGAAGAGATTACTAAAAAATTTCAACTTCATGAAAAAGACACTGGTTCAGCAGATGTGCAAATCGCCATTTTGACTGAACACATCACAGAACTCAAGGAGCATCTTAAACGATCTCCTAAAGATCAGAATTCTCGTTTGGCTTTGCTAAAGCTAGTTGGTCAAAGAAGAAAACTTTTAGAGTACTTAAATTCTACTGACACTGAAAGATACAAGAATTTAATTGCTCGCCTTAATTTGAGAAAATAA